The Terriglobus roseus region TGCACAGCAGTATCGGAAGCTACCGATGCATACGTCTGGAACGTGCGCGAGGGCATCGCGCGTGATTTGGTCACTCTCATCGCATTCGCGGCGGTTGGGCTTTATGTAAGAGAATTTGTAACCAAACAGGAAACAGAGCGGCTGCACGTTCAAGCACTCAGCGATGAGAATGCTGCACGTATCGAGGCTGAAGAGCAGCTAACTCTTCTTATCGGTAACTCAGCCCTTTCTATCCTCACGATGAGCGACGATGGCTCCGTTTTGCAGGCAAACATTGCAGCCCAACGTATGTTCTCGGGCAAGGATGAAGATACGCAAATTGTAGGGCTCAAGATTGACACACTTCTCCCATCCTTAGGTCGCGTGATGGCACGTTCCGCGGAAGGACGAAACATGAGGACGATGATGCAGGCGCAGGGAGTTCGATTTGATGGCGAACCCTTCCTGAGCGAAGTATGGTTCTCAAATTACTCCACAAGCCTCGGCAGACGAACAGCAGCCATGGTCGTGGATATCTCTGAAGAATTTCGCAACCGAGAGGAGTCTGTCACCGAACAGCTACTCAACAACTCACGCCTCGCAGTTGGCGCGATGGCGCATGAAATGCGCAACGTAGTGGGTGCGATCCAGTTGGTGATGCAATCGCTCGCGTCGGACTCGCCCGTGTTTGTCCAGAGTACGAATATGGTTGCGATGAGAGAGCTTGTCTCAACCCTTGAAACTATGGCTTCAAGTCAACTTTCCTACGTCAAACGAAATGCCGCACAAATCTCGCTAAATCAATTCCTATCCGAACTGTATGTTGTCGCACGCGCCATCCTTTCGGAATACGACATCGAGTTGCTTTGGGACGTTCCTCAAAATCATCCTTCTGTGTGGGCTGATACCGAAGGTCTTATGCAAGTCTTCTTGAACTTGCTACGCAATTCTCGCTCAGCGCTCTTACATACGACGAATGCGCGCGTTCGTATTCAAAGCCGCGTTGTAGAAGATCGTGTAGAGATCACTTGTTCGGACAATGGTCCTGGTGTAGCAGATCCCGCAAAACTCTTTCGCCCATTCCAATCGTCACGACCCGTGACAGGTCTCGGGCTATATCTGTCACGGGCCATTCTAAACAGCTTCCGCGGAGAACTACGCTTCGTTCCGAAAGAAGAAGGGGCCGAATTCGTTGTGGAACTTGAGGTGGTGCAGGCATGAACCCCATTTCGCGAGTCGTCAGAATCGTGCTCATCGATGATCATGTCCTTTTTCGTGAAGGCCTGCGTAGCGTTCTGGAAGGCAACGATGCTTTCAGCATAGTCGGAACTGCGTCTACGCTGCCCGATGCATTGGAGCTTTGCGCGAAAGGACCTAGCTTCGATCTGGCACTTATCGATTATCAGTTGCACACAGATGACAACACCGCGAACGGTCTTGAGGTTCTTCGAACACTTCGCGCTAGCCGCCCCGAAGCCAACGCCATAGTGCTGACTGGCGGGCTACCGACAGATACTTTGCTCGAGATTCTGAAGCAACATCGAGCAGGTGTCTTCCTCAAGACAGAGCCCGTCTCGGAACTCCTGATAGCAATCGAGAAGACCTTACGTGGTGAAGTTGCTATCTCCGCGAAAGCAGCAGAAGCGTTGTTGCAAGCAACAGAACTGGGCAACACCGCCGCTGCACCCGCGTCCTTCAGTGAGCGCGATCTCCTTGTTTTGCGGCTAATCACGGAGGGTCTCGCGAACAAAGAGATCGCCATACATCTGAACACCTCTGAGAGCAACGTTAAGGCGATCCTCCAACGTCTTTTTGAGAAGACGGGTGTTCGATCCCGCTCCCAGCTCGTTCGCTATGTCTTCGAATTCAATTTGGAGCTTTCTTGAGACCGAAAAGGTCAGTAAGGGAGCACATACGGCGCTGCCGGCGTCGCCAACGCATTCGATCGAATCTCCTGCTGGCGATCTTCTTTGGAATTCCCTTGTTTCTGTTGGTCGTAACGATACTCTTTCGCTTCCTTGAGAGACCTCGATAGTATGTTGAGCCAGCCACAGCTGTAGCTACATGGAGCTGCCTGCATCCCAGGGTTGAACGGAATTGGAGACTCCCCGCCTGCAACAAGGCGATATGTCTTTGCCGGGCACGTTCGCGTTAGGCACAAAAAGATGCAAGCGAATTTGAAATCAGAACTTAGTCCTGCAAGGCACACCAACAGAGCCGAAGGGAGATTAAGGAGTTAATGCAGCCGATATGGACGGCTTCTTTTAGATCTTCTCGGGTCAATTCTGCGGGACCTCGCCATCGACGGTGGCTGGCAAAACCTCCATATGCGCAAACGGTAGGCGTAACGTCGCCCTACTACTTCTGATCTCCACCGATCGCGATCACCATATACTTCGCGGGCGTGTCCCCCACGTTGCGAACCGTATGCATCGTCCCATAGGCCACGTAGATCACGCTGCCAGGCTCGGCCTTCTCCGAAACGCCATCATGTTCAAAGAGCAGCGTTCCTTCGCGCACCAGGATGAATTCTGAGTGCTGAATGGTATGCGGTGGATTCGGCTTGGCTCCGACCGGCTGCGTGGACTCATGGATCGAGACCGGCTCTCCGGTGGCCAATGCTGCATGCAGAATGTCACGGCTCTGCCCACCGTTCGCCATCGTGCGCACGCTGCCCTGTTCCGGCGTAAACACCCGCGCCTTCGCCAGCTCTCCCGTACCCATCGTAGGCGCTGCAGAACTTTGCCCAAGACCCATACCGCACCCCATCAGCAAACAAGCCACTGCAAGATATTTCATGGCGCCCATCGTACGCCGTTCGCTGAACGTTAAAGAAGAAGAACGTTAACCTTTATCGCCAGCACTGAACCAAACTATGTGGCCGAACCATAGCCGGTCATTGAGGAGTCACCCGTCCCGGTCAAACCGAGACCAGACGGGAGCGGTTCAGGTGCGACGCGTTTGCCTTCGATCATTGCGATAGCCGAAAGGCGTATACCGTGTCGCCCGTTACCGTCAGGATGTACTGCCGGCCATCCAGCAGATAGGTCTCTGGAGCGTTGGACACGTTGCCGATGCGGGCGTGCCACAGCGGTTTTGGCGTGCTGGTGTCATAGGCCACCAGATTGCCGGAGCCGTCACCGGAAAACAGCAGATGTCCTGCCGTGGTGAGCAGTCCCGTGGGAGAGCCGTCCTCCGGGAAGACATAGTTGTACACGGTCTTGCCGGTGCGATAGTCAATGCCGACAATCGAGCTAGGGTAAGAGCCCACGGGGACTTCTTCCTTGCCTCCCAACCCCATGATCTGCTTCGGATCGGTCTGTGTGAGGTAGTACATCGCGTATCCCTGATGCAGACCGACGTAGAACAGACCTGTCTGCGGGGAAAAGCTGGGCGGCTGCCAGTTGACCGAGCCACCGTTGGTGGGTGAGACCAGCGAACCGGCCACCGTCGAGTCCTGATCTGGATCTCGAATCGGATTGCCGTTCGCGTTCACCCCGGTCGCCCAATTCGCCGCCGGTGAATACTTCGTGGTCAGCAGATGCTGCCCGGTCACGCGGTCCAGGACGAAGAAGTAACCGTTGCGGGTCGCTTCCATTACCAGCTTGCGAGGCTTGCCTTCGAACGTACCATCGACAAAAACCGGGGCCTGCACGGAATCCCAATCGTGGGTGTCGTCGGGCGAGGTCTGGTAGTACCAGGCCATTTTGCCTGTTTCGACATCGAGCGCGACGATCGAGCAGGTGAACAGATTGGTGTCTTTCGCGTCCTTACCGCGCGGAGCAACCGAATAGGCAGGGATCGGATTCCCGGTGCCGAAGATGTAAAGCTTGGTTGCCGGATCGTAGGAGCCGGAGAGCCAGGGCATAGCACCGCCGTGCTGGGCCGCGTCCATGCTGCCCCAGGTATCCCATCCCGGATCACCTTTTTTCATTGGCACCAGGAAGGTCTTCCATTGCAGTTCACCCGTTTCGGCGTTGAACGACTGGAGGAAGCCCGGCTGATCGAGGTTACTGCTGGTGCCAACGAGGACGTGATTGCCCACCACCACTGGCGCAGTGGTTGAGAAGTACTGCTGAGTATAGGGTGCAATCTCCTTGTGCCACCGCTCCTTACCCGTCTTCGCGTCCAGCGCCACAAGGTAGTCCTCAGGCACCTCGAAGTACAGCGTATCGCCGTACATGGCCATGCCGCGATTGCCAATGTGATCGCCGCCGCGCGTTGTCCAACAGTAATGCCACAGGACCGTGCCATCGCGAGCATCCATGGCCCAGGCATTGTCAGGCGACGAGATGTAGAGCACGCCATTCACCTGGAGGATGGAACCGGTGATGCGAGGAGAGCCACTGCTGGAACCCGGGACCGGGACCGGTGTCTCAGTGACGCCACCCACAATGGTCGGCGCGACAAATCCCGGCGGCCCGAAGCCTCGCCGTGCCCCTGCTCCACCGCCCGGTCCGGCGGTAAGAGCTACGCTCTTCCAAGCCAGCGTCAGATCCTTGACGTTGGTGCGGTTTACCTGGTCAAGAACGCTATAGCGCCGCTGTGAGTAATCGCCCGCATAGGTCGGCCATGAAGTGGTTGCCGGCTGCGCCAACTGCTGTGTCAAAGTGGCCGGGTCCAGCCCCACGCCAGCCGCTGCTGTTGTTTGGCCCTGCAGCGCCATCGGCAACAGGAAAGACAACCCGGCCATGAGCCGCATCATTGTGTTCGTCACAGCGGAGCTCCTATTTCAATGTTGTCAGGTACGCCGTCAGGTTGCGGAGATCACTGTTTTTCCAGGTCCGCAGCATGTCTACGTGCGTCTGCAGAGGATCGTGAACCACCACCTGCGGTGCGCCGTTGATGATCTCGAAGCTCATGTGTGTGCCGTCCTTCTGAGTTAGCGAGACGTTGAATGCATCCAGGTGATCCAGGCGGCCCTCAACTGTCCGTCCACCAGAGGTCACGGTCACAGTCTTCCCACCTCTACCGCGACCCGCGCGACCGGAGACGATTGCGTTCTGCAAATCTTTCGGCGAGTACTTGCCGCCGATGCCAGCAAAATCTCCGGTGACGGAGTGGCATGTGCTGCATTTGCCGGCACCGTCGAAGTAGGCCTTACCCATCTGAGTATTGCCCACCACGATGTCCAGCGTTGAAGGCGCACCCCTGTTGCCTAGCGGCTGGCTGTGCAACCACCCAGCGATGGCGACAATGTCATCATTAGCCAGGTTGAACTTGGGCATGCCCTCAGCCTGCCGGCTACCGTGTACGACGGGTTCGATGAGCTCGCCATTCTGATCGTCCAGCACCACCTTGTTGCGGATCAGGTTTGGGCCCACCGATCCCCCACGCGCATCGTCGCCGTGGCAGAAGCTGCAGTTGGCGCTGAACACTTCTTTGCCGTGCGCTATTACAGCGGGAGCTACCGGTGGCCGAGGGGCGTTGTAGGGCTCGGTTTGCAGGCGGCCTTGCGGGCCCGCCGGGCTGGCACCGGCATGGCCCTCTGCTGCCGGCTGCTGAGCTTTCAGGATGGATGGCAAGGATGCCAGTACTATCACCATCCACCACCACTGCGATTTTTGCTTCATTAAAGGCTACCCTCGACTACTACGATCCGACGCGGCTGTTCCCGAAGTGCTCGCGCGCTGCGAGCCTGTTTCTGGCTATGCTAATGCGGCCTTCGCATACGCAAGGCACTTCACAATTTCTTTCTCGCTGTTTGATCCTTCGGGCGGCTGGTACTCCAGCTCGATCGTGGCCGGAAACTTATACTTATCCTTCTTCATCAGTGCCAGCACTTCCTTGATGGGAGTGTCGCCCTGTCCCCATGGCATGTTCGCGCCGCCATTTTCTTTGAACTTGCGATCCTTGAGGTGCACGCTGGTGATGCGCTCATGATTCTTCTGCACGAAGGCAACAGCATCGTGATTGCCAGCGGCGGTATAGTGGCCGATGTCGAGATTGATGCAGTTGTAAGGTGACTGCGACATTGCCTCATCCCAGGTCGTTGGTGTCGCTTGCAGATGGGCATGATACCCAACCCTCGTTTTGTGCTTGAGCGCAAACTTGCCTATGCGCGCGGTCAGGGCAGAATCGCCATCCGGCATCTCCATCGTCAACTGATTCGCGCCAAGAACCTTCACTACCTCGAACGTCCAGTCATATAGCTCATCCGGCATCGCGTTGGTCAGGCTCATTTTGAAACCGTAGATCCAAATGCCTGCGTCGTTGTACAACTTGCGAACTTCTTCGAACTTGGCAGGCGGCGTTGCAAGACGCCACTTGTTGAGTGCTTCCTGATAGGCGAGTTGTTCCGGGCTTGGAGCACGAGGAGCCCGCGGCTCACCGGCAGGGGGGACGGAGGCAGGACGTCCGGCACCCGCAGCAGGGGCAGCGACGGGCCGCGGCCGGGCAGGCGCCTTCGGAGCACCCAGGAACTCTGCCAACGGCTCGTCATGGCTCTCGGTCGCACTGATGCCGTCCCTGACCATGTAACTCACCAGGGATCGGGCGTCGTCCGGCATGTTGTGGTAGCTGTACGCCGTGATGATTCCGACCTGGACGCCGCTGAATACGGAATTAGGTTTGCCCTGGGCAAAGAGCGACCTCGGGTATGACGCTGCAGCCGCGGCGAATGGGAGAGTGGTTGCTGCCAGCTTGCCGAACTGCCGTCGCGTATACGTCATGGTATGGCTCCGATTCTTTTTCAGTTCTGCGAACACTCGTTGGGTGAGGTCGAAGACGTAAATGACATGTCAGACTGCGATCCACGTTAGATCCCCACTGTCACGAAGCGCAATCACTATCATCAGCTCGCGCGAACAGCCGCAAAAAGCCTGAGTGTGGCCAGCCGGGAATTGTCCTTGTGAATCGCTGCGAATTTTAGTATGAGGGCCCAACTCTTAGCAAAGGCGGCTCTGTTCACTGGTGCAATGCCCAGACACGCAGCGCTCTTCCCCACATGACATCACTCAGGCCCTCCGCGCTCATGCCGGGCGGGGTGACTCCTTAGAAGTAGTGAACAAGTCTAACGTCTTCACCTGAGTGAGATGAGCAAGTCTGATTCGTACAGTAATAGTGGTTAGCAATAACACTTGCCATCGATGCGATCCAATCACGAGCCCTGGGCTCATCGCCATCCGCGCTTCTCGCATTCATGGCAGCCGAATCATCCCCCGTGAAACCATAATTCGCCCACGATTTGGGTTGGGTGTGGGCTATCGTCTGTTCTGACGACGCCTGACAAAACAAGCTCAGTGCCCCCCCGTACTAAGAAGTGAAATCTCCTTGACATCGCGTCTGCATTCGCTAGTCTTGGTGATCTCAGCGAGAGCGTATTACTTTGCGTTGCCAAAACTCATAGGACCGTTTCTGCAGGAGATCTCCCATGCTGAACTCCACAGCCCTTGAAGTAGCGATTGGGTTGGCGCTGGTCTTCCTTCTCCTCAGTCTGTTCTGCACCACGATCAATGAGTCCATTGCGGCTGTTCTCGGTTGGAGAGCCAAGACCCTGGAGAAGGGTATCCAAAGTCTGTTCAGTGGCGGCCAGATCACCGTGCTGGATGCGAACAACGTTGCAACGCTGCGCAGCCTGTCCGATGTTGTGTACAACCACGGCCTTGTGCAAGGCCTGTACAAGGGAAGCCCTTCCCAGACGTTTACCCCAGCTTCGCTGATTCATCCGCGCTCACTCCCCTCATACATCCCGTCGCGGGTTTTTGCGAGTACGCTTTACGACATCCTGTTCAACGGACCTGCTCAAGCGTTACGAGATACTTCGCCAGCGGCAAGCCTCAGGAACATGCTCGACTCTCTCAACCAATTGCCTGACAGCAAGGCTAAGGAGGCGCTATTACTGTTGGTGCGAGAGGCTGGAGGCGATGTTGATGCCACACGAAAGGCGATTGAGGGCTGGTTCAACGATGGCATGGATCGTGTTTCCGGCTGGTATAAACGCCGCACACAACTGGTGCTCTTCTCGCTTGGTATTTCCATCGCGATACTGCTGAATATCAACACCATCGCAGTGGCCAAGACGTTCTGGGCGAGTCCGGCCGCGCGCGCCTATGCCATCAAAGCTGCCGAAAGCTACACACCGCCTCCGCAAGAAGCTACCTCGCCAGGATCCACAACGAGCACCGCGGCCTCAAGCGTGAAGAAACTACCAGTAACAGCCTCGGAACAGATCGCTGCGCTTGGCGACCTTGCATTACCGCTCGGTTGGAACAACGGTTGGTATCCATGGCCAAAGAATTCCAACGGTACCGAGTTCACGGGAAGCCAGTTAATTCTGAACTTCGCCATGACAATCCTGGGGTGGACTCTTACTGGATTTGCTGTGACACTTGGCGCTCCCTTCTGGTTCGATCTGTTGAACCAGTTCATGGTTGTTCGTTCTACTGTTAAGCCATCTGAAAAGAGCGGCAACGAAGGATCGAAGGATCCGCAGCCCTCTTAAACACTCAACCTCCACCTCACCGCGCTTCACGCCGGACAAGACATGAAGACCTACCCCTACTCCTTTCACATTGCGCTGGATGGTAACGGCATCAACGGTCTTGAAGGCATGGCGGGGATGTGCCTTTTCCACTTCGATCCAGCAGACAACAGCTACGCCTACAAGGTGAAGTATTACGACGGCGCATCCGCCGGCCACGCTTGCATGGTCAGCCCGGATGGCAAGCATGGTTATCTGGGCAATGCCGGCCAGCACTTGCTGTTCTATGACGCGGCAACGATCGAGGAGCAACAGCGCATCTCTACGCTGCGGTATGAAGCGAACGATTCCACGATTCGAGGCAGCACGCACGTTGTATGGCTGAACGACAAAGAAGTGTTGACCGCAGTAGGCAATTACTTCTATCGCTTTTCCGTGGACAGCCTGGACAAGGGCGAGCGGTTGATGCCACACAACGTGAAGCTGCCACATGGGATGAAGGTAAGTGCGTCCGGCCGATACTTAGCCTACGGCTCCATGGATAACCCAGCCTTTGGGGCCAAGGGCGAAGCGCGGGAAATTGGCATACTCGACTTAGTCACGGGTGAGGTCACGCATCTGCCCATGCCGACGACGTGTTGGCATATCGTCGCGCATCCCAAGAAGGATCTCTTCTACGCAGTATCGTTTCGTGTGCTGCCGCAGGACAACGTGAACTATCACGAGTGGGCAATGGCGTTTTTGAAGGAGTATGCCTACGAGATTGATCCAGCCGAAAAGCGGATTTCACGTCATTGGTCGACAAGTCGGGAGACACCAGCACACATTAATTCCGACATCACGATCTCCGATACAGAACTCATGTTTTGCAATGGCGGCAGTCAGACGATCGTCTGTGTAGACCTGGAGACATTCTCAAAGTATCGCGTGATTGATGAGCGTCCCAGCTTTCTTACGCAGATGAAAAACCCTCGTCAGGTCGGCACGCAGATTTACGACGTGCTCGCACGTGGCGGGCTCTTCAGCAGTTCGAAACACCTGCTGGATGCCATGCGGGTGAGCCGGTTTACTTTTTTGGATTCGATCTATGCGTGTCAGTTGTCGAAGGATCAATCACTGCTTTTCACGGCGAATCGTGGATTGAATCACATCACCGTCTACAACTATCCCGAAGCCACCATTCGACTGAGAGTGCAGATGCCCGATCTGCATGAGTTTATGCCATCGCTTACGACGATTGCCGATCCGCGGCTGGGCTTTCATCACAGCTATCTGATCAGCCCGCAGATGTGACCTGCGGCGTTGCGTTCGCGAGCGTCTCCGCGGCCATGGCGAGCTTGCGAAAGTTACCGGGAATGAGGGACGTCACAAAGCTCTCGGCAGCGGCGGCGACGGTCGATTCAAGAATAGAAGGCACACCCGGAAGTCCCTTTGCATTTAAGCTGAACTCGCCCGCGAAAGTAATACGCGTACCACGCCCGCCAAGGGCCGGTTCAAACGTTGTCAGGCCTGTGCAGCGCGTGCGATCTGGCGCGAAGTGCAGCTCGATTTGCCATGCACATTCATGATTCTTTTCGTGCCACATTGCGCGGTCTGTCCAGGCCAACATATCGGACTTGATGACTGTAGAAAGCACAGCGGGAAACTTAGCCTTTGCCTGCCACAGGTTGACGAGAAAGATGTCGCCATCAGGCTGCGTCGTTCGTTCCTGAACAGCGACGCTCTCAATTTCATCAAGATGAGGCACGAGTTCGCCGAGCCGGTCACGAATGGCTAACCATGCGTCTTCCACTGGGATCTTCACAATTTGAATGGACTTGAATGTTTTCACGGTGCTTCCTTCATGAGTGCTGCGCGTGCGTCGTAGACTTCGCGGCCGAGCGAGAGCGTTTGCCGCAGCGGAATGGAAACATGTTTGCCAGCTACCAGTGAGGCGATGGCAGTGGCAAGTGCAGCACGCGCGGGTCCTGGCGCATAGCCCAGTTCATCTGCCGCCTTCGCATGGCTGTACCAGTAGAACTGCCCAACCATTTTCGCTTGTTCGCGTGTTGTGGTTGGGCGCGTGCCAGAAAACTGCGCCCACATCTCATGCGCGGTCGCGGCCAGAAAGCTGATGGTGTGGTTTGCGTAGAACTGAGGACCGGAGACACCGCAGAGTTCACCGACGGTGCGATGAATCAGCGACCACTCCATGTTTTCGGAACCAAGCAGGTAGCACTCACCACGTCTTCCCTTCTCAGCAGCGAGAATATGCCCCCGAGCGACGTCGGTCGCGGATACGATGTTGCACCCACCGGGAAAGGTAGTGCGAAAAGGATCGGAGAGATAGGCGATGATGATGCCGTTGCTTGGACTAAGTTTTGTGTCGTGCGGACCTACCGTCATGCATGGGTTGACGACCACAAGATCAAGGTCAAGGTCTGCAGCGAGTTTTAGTGCCGTACGTTCCTGGTGCAGCTTACTGAGGCAATATGCTGGCGACGATGTTTCATCGGGCGCATCCGTCTCTGACCGTACTGCGGTGTAACTGGAAGAGCCGAACACCACCGACGAAGACGTAAGTACTACGCGCTTCACGCTCGCGGTGCGTGCTGCAATCAATACGTTAGATACGCCATCAACGGCAGTCTTCTCCAGGTCATCATCGGTGATGCCCCAGTACGAAAACACGGAAGCCACATGGAAAACGACATCGCAACCGGCGACAGCAGGAAGCAGTGTCTCCGGTTGCAGTACATCGCCGTAAACGATGGCGAGAGATAGATCCTTGATCGCACTCAGGTCGCTGCTGGTGCGCACGAAGGCGCGCACCTCATATCCATCCTTGAGCAAAGCACGACAAAGGTTTGCGCCGATGAGACCATTTGCGCCTGTGACAAGAGCGATCATTCAACTCTCCGGATTCTGTGTGCGATTCGGTGCGACGTCTCGCTGAATAGCCCTGGCTAAATCTCTCAAGAAATCGACTGCGCCATCCGTAACAGATTGCAGTTGAGCTTTGTCGATCAATGAAGATACCGGGCTGGCTGCAGCATCTGGCGTATTGGACGACGGCGCGAAGTGTGAGAAACCGTCCGCATCCACATAGATGGGTGGAGGAGGCGTCGTACGCAGCGAGAGCTTCGATGTAAGACGGTCGACCGCAACGCGTGCACTATCGGTAAGCTCGCTGAGTGAGTTGGAGAGCTTCGCGGAAGCAGGCTTAGGCTGTGTGTCGGCAGCAGTCCAGGGCTGGCCAACGCGGTATTCTCGTTGCTCAAATTGCGCGGTGAAGTTTGCGATTGTCTTCGTGAAGAAGTTCTTATACGCATCCGCCACGAGGTAGTTCTTGAGCGCGGGATTCAGGTCAAGTTGCATCATCTGCCAGAACACCGGAAGAGAAAACTCCTGCCGCCCAACGATGGTGATTTCCACTTCATTCGCAGGTGTCCGCTTGAAGATAACGATGCCATCATCGAACCTTGCGGAGTTATTTTCACTCTTGATGGTGCGCCACCAGATTTTCTGCTCGTTCTCCGTGTATCGCGCAAACTCAAGTTTGGAAACATCGATCGGTTGGCCTCCGCTCGGCGCCGTGTAATTGGGCTGCGGCAGATAGATGTTGCGCTCCGCCTGATGCGTCACACGACCAGCCTTATCGCGAAAAACGGGAACACACGAGCCACCGATGTAATCGTTCATCATGCGAATGGAACGGGTAATATCCACCTTTGCCACAAAGTCATCGAATGGGATTGGGATTTCACGCGAGACATGGAACAGGATGGAATGATCGAGGGTGTGAAGCCGCATTCCATTGGCATCCGGCGGGAACTGCAGCACCAGTTGTTCCAGCGGTTCCATGTAGTCCTGCGACGCTTCATAGTCTGCCGCCGTTAAATCCTGCAAAGAGATGTTGAGCGGACGCTCCATCCACTTCAACTTGTCCTTCGCAAACATCACCTTCGATGCATCATTGAGTTGGTTTGCGCTTCCCAGTGTGTAATTCAGACTTAGAAAGGCGGCGAACGAGAGTGGGTCTGCATCCAGGCTGCCGAACTGCGCGGCAAGTGTGCTGTTGATCCTGTCCGTCATCGCGTCCTTAAATGGAAAGAGCAGCCGATCCACACTCTGCAGCCAGGCAATGGCAGTGCGCTGCACTTCGAGCGATCCATTTCGTTTGGCCACAGCATCGGCCACCATGGGATGAACATTCTTTACTGCGGGAAACGGCGTCAGATCTCCAATGACCGAATACTGAGACGGTAGACCCTGTTCACGTAGTAGTTTCGCCACAATGGGAGACGTGTATGGATCGACGCCAAACTTATTTGCGAGCGTCCAGTCCGCCAAGGTTGCGCTGCTGCTTGCGATGATCGTTGAGACAGCGAGCGGCATTGCGCATCGCGAACCTGCGCTGCCATGGTTCGCCAGGTACGCATCCACAATAGCGAAATGAACAGGCGTGTGTTGCAGCAACTCACTGCACACATCTTCCGGGCGCAGACGGTGATAGTACTGCAACTCAGTGTCCTGCAACGGCAAAACGCCAATCAGGTTTTGCGCTGTGCCAGCAAAGCTGAACTCATCATCGGTCTTTGCCTTCGCGAAGCTGATGCGAAAATCCGCATTCTTCCACGAAGCATTGAGGGACGAACCGCTGAGGATGCTGGTTGCAGGAAACCCCGCATCGCAAAGATCTTCGCTAAGGTCTGAGAAATCGTATGCATTCTGTTGCGTGGTTTCGAAGCGATAGCCCGCGAGGTCTGCCACGATAAGTGGGTCGCGATTTTCCAACCAAAACCCTGAGCTGTTCTGAGCTGTGCCAATCGTTACATTGGTGTATCCAGCGTTGTGCAGCCAATCAACCAGATGCTCTACCAATGCAGGGTCGGTGATGCAGGTGGCAGGCTTGAAATAGAAGTTCAGGTCGGGCTTGATGAAGATAGTTAACTGGGCGGCCGAAGTACTTGTCTGCTCGCACCGCAGGTTTAGTACCTGCAACAAGCCCGCCTGCGAAACAGCT contains the following coding sequences:
- a CDS encoding LuxR C-terminal-related transcriptional regulator gives rise to the protein MNPISRVVRIVLIDDHVLFREGLRSVLEGNDAFSIVGTASTLPDALELCAKGPSFDLALIDYQLHTDDNTANGLEVLRTLRASRPEANAIVLTGGLPTDTLLEILKQHRAGVFLKTEPVSELLIAIEKTLRGEVAISAKAAEALLQATELGNTAAAPASFSERDLLVLRLITEGLANKEIAIHLNTSESNVKAILQRLFEKTGVRSRSQLVRYVFEFNLELS
- a CDS encoding c-type cytochrome, whose translation is MKQKSQWWWMVIVLASLPSILKAQQPAAEGHAGASPAGPQGRLQTEPYNAPRPPVAPAVIAHGKEVFSANCSFCHGDDARGGSVGPNLIRNKVVLDDQNGELIEPVVHGSRQAEGMPKFNLANDDIVAIAGWLHSQPLGNRGAPSTLDIVVGNTQMGKAYFDGAGKCSTCHSVTGDFAGIGGKYSPKDLQNAIVSGRAGRGRGGKTVTVTSGGRTVEGRLDHLDAFNVSLTQKDGTHMSFEIINGAPQVVVHDPLQTHVDMLRTWKNSDLRNLTAYLTTLK
- a CDS encoding acido-empty-quinoprotein group A; translated protein: MTNTMMRLMAGLSFLLPMALQGQTTAAAGVGLDPATLTQQLAQPATTSWPTYAGDYSQRRYSVLDQVNRTNVKDLTLAWKSVALTAGPGGGAGARRGFGPPGFVAPTIVGGVTETPVPVPGSSSGSPRITGSILQVNGVLYISSPDNAWAMDARDGTVLWHYCWTTRGGDHIGNRGMAMYGDTLYFEVPEDYLVALDAKTGKERWHKEIAPYTQQYFSTTAPVVVGNHVLVGTSSNLDQPGFLQSFNAETGELQWKTFLVPMKKGDPGWDTWGSMDAAQHGGAMPWLSGSYDPATKLYIFGTGNPIPAYSVAPRGKDAKDTNLFTCSIVALDVETGKMAWYYQTSPDDTHDWDSVQAPVFVDGTFEGKPRKLVMEATRNGYFFVLDRVTGQHLLTTKYSPAANWATGVNANGNPIRDPDQDSTVAGSLVSPTNGGSVNWQPPSFSPQTGLFYVGLHQGYAMYYLTQTDPKQIMGLGGKEEVPVGSYPSSIVGIDYRTGKTVYNYVFPEDGSPTGLLTTAGHLLFSGDGSGNLVAYDTSTPKPLWHARIGNVSNAPETYLLDGRQYILTVTGDTVYAFRLSQ
- a CDS encoding sugar phosphate isomerase/epimerase family protein, which encodes MTYTRRQFGKLAATTLPFAAAAASYPRSLFAQGKPNSVFSGVQVGIITAYSYHNMPDDARSLVSYMVRDGISATESHDEPLAEFLGAPKAPARPRPVAAPAAGAGRPASVPPAGEPRAPRAPSPEQLAYQEALNKWRLATPPAKFEEVRKLYNDAGIWIYGFKMSLTNAMPDELYDWTFEVVKVLGANQLTMEMPDGDSALTARIGKFALKHKTRVGYHAHLQATPTTWDEAMSQSPYNCINLDIGHYTAAGNHDAVAFVQKNHERITSVHLKDRKFKENGGANMPWGQGDTPIKEVLALMKKDKYKFPATIELEYQPPEGSNSEKEIVKCLAYAKAALA
- a CDS encoding cupin domain-containing protein, which produces MKYLAVACLLMGCGMGLGQSSAAPTMGTGELAKARVFTPEQGSVRTMANGGQSRDILHAALATGEPVSIHESTQPVGAKPNPPHTIQHSEFILVREGTLLFEHDGVSEKAEPGSVIYVAYGTMHTVRNVGDTPAKYMVIAIGGDQK
- a CDS encoding ATP-binding protein — protein: MSSRVGILLAASVCTAVSEATDAYVWNVREGIARDLVTLIAFAAVGLYVREFVTKQETERLHVQALSDENAARIEAEEQLTLLIGNSALSILTMSDDGSVLQANIAAQRMFSGKDEDTQIVGLKIDTLLPSLGRVMARSAEGRNMRTMMQAQGVRFDGEPFLSEVWFSNYSTSLGRRTAAMVVDISEEFRNREESVTEQLLNNSRLAVGAMAHEMRNVVGAIQLVMQSLASDSPVFVQSTNMVAMRELVSTLETMASSQLSYVKRNAAQISLNQFLSELYVVARAILSEYDIELLWDVPQNHPSVWADTEGLMQVFLNLLRNSRSALLHTTNARVRIQSRVVEDRVEITCSDNGPGVADPAKLFRPFQSSRPVTGLGLYLSRAILNSFRGELRFVPKEEGAEFVVELEVVQA